From the genome of Gracilimonas sp., one region includes:
- a CDS encoding GMP reductase has translation MRIELDIKLGFKNVMIRPKRSTLKSRADVSLERTFKFLHAEKDWTGVPVMAANMDTTGTFEMAKALAEYKMFTAIHKHYSIQEWKAFLKSADKNITEYIAVSTGTGSSDMDKLDTLMEEFPQLRFICIDVANGYSEHFVKFVKKVREKYPAKVIIAGNVVTGEMVEELLLAGADIIKVGIGPGSVCTTRLKTGVGFPQLSAIIECADAAHGLGGQIISDGGCKSPGDVSKAFGGGADFVMLGGMFSGHEESGGKLIEENGEKFKSFYGMSSETAMDKYAGGVAEYRASEGKTVKVPYRGPVEDTVQDILGGVRSTCTYVGAKQLKELTKRTTFIRVQEQLNEMFSE, from the coding sequence ATGCGCATAGAACTAGATATCAAGCTTGGTTTTAAAAATGTAATGATCCGGCCAAAACGATCTACCCTGAAATCACGGGCAGACGTTTCCCTGGAACGGACTTTTAAATTCCTGCATGCCGAAAAAGACTGGACCGGTGTTCCTGTAATGGCTGCCAACATGGATACAACGGGGACCTTCGAAATGGCGAAAGCTTTGGCTGAATACAAAATGTTTACCGCCATCCACAAGCATTATTCAATTCAGGAATGGAAAGCTTTCTTAAAGTCGGCCGATAAAAATATCACGGAGTATATTGCTGTAAGTACCGGAACCGGGTCTTCAGATATGGATAAGCTGGATACACTTATGGAGGAATTTCCTCAGCTTCGCTTCATTTGCATTGATGTAGCCAACGGTTACTCTGAACACTTCGTAAAGTTCGTGAAAAAAGTACGTGAAAAATATCCCGCAAAAGTAATTATTGCCGGAAACGTGGTAACAGGTGAAATGGTAGAAGAGTTATTGTTAGCCGGAGCTGATATCATAAAAGTTGGGATTGGCCCCGGATCGGTTTGTACAACCCGACTCAAAACCGGTGTAGGTTTTCCTCAGCTGTCTGCTATCATAGAGTGCGCGGATGCTGCTCATGGGCTTGGCGGACAAATTATATCTGATGGGGGCTGTAAATCCCCTGGTGATGTTTCCAAAGCTTTTGGCGGAGGGGCTGACTTCGTAATGCTTGGCGGGATGTTTTCCGGTCATGAGGAAAGCGGTGGAAAACTGATAGAAGAAAATGGCGAAAAATTTAAATCATTCTACGGCATGAGCTCTGAAACCGCTATGGATAAATATGCCGGAGGTGTTGCCGAATACCGGGCCTCAGAAGGGAAGACAGTGAAAGTGCCTTACCGAGGACCAGTGGAAGATACCGTTCAGGATATCTTGGGTGGGGTGCGTTCTACCTGTACCTATGTAGGTGCCAAACAACTAAAAGAGCTGACCAAAAGAACTACCTTCATTCGTGTTCAGGAACAGCTGAATGAGATGTTTTCTGAGTAG
- a CDS encoding DinB family protein: protein MEQHSERVTREHLIHQLEGGQAFIKIEDLLDEIDFEDLGKRPDGLPYSFYEQFFHLRVAQYDILDFSRNSHYERMTWPDDYWPMEQAPASEEEWEELKKQFFDERDEMMNFILDPKNDLQTEISHGDGQTLLREALLVLEHNAYHIGQLAIIFRLLNKE from the coding sequence ATGGAACAGCATTCAGAGCGGGTAACCCGCGAGCATTTAATACACCAACTGGAAGGCGGGCAGGCATTTATAAAAATAGAGGATTTACTGGATGAAATTGATTTCGAAGATTTGGGAAAGCGCCCGGATGGACTTCCATATTCTTTTTACGAACAGTTTTTTCATTTACGGGTTGCTCAGTATGATATCCTGGATTTTAGCAGAAACAGCCATTATGAGCGAATGACCTGGCCTGATGATTATTGGCCGATGGAGCAGGCTCCTGCAAGTGAAGAAGAATGGGAAGAACTGAAAAAGCAGTTCTTTGACGAACGTGATGAGATGATGAATTTTATTCTGGATCCAAAAAATGACCTGCAGACCGAAATTTCCCACGGTGATGGACAAACCTTACTTCGTGAAGCCTTACTGGTTCTGGAACATAACGCATATCATATTGGTCAGCTGGCGATTATATTTCGGTTGTTGAATAAGGAGTGA
- a CDS encoding GIY-YIG nuclease family protein translates to MSKSYYAYILSNSSRMLYTGMTNDLQHRVYQHKQKLIDGFTKKYNLHKLVYYAETDDVGYAIQREEEIKGWSRKKKKQLIDSMNPKWNDLAKDWYS, encoded by the coding sequence ATGAGTAAATCTTATTATGCATACATATTGAGCAATAGCTCCAGGATGCTTTACACTGGAATGACTAATGATCTGCAGCACAGAGTTTATCAGCACAAGCAAAAGCTGATTGATGGTTTCACTAAGAAATATAACTTACACAAACTGGTCTATTATGCCGAAACAGATGATGTTGGATATGCCATTCAGAGAGAAGAAGAAATCAAGGGTTGGAGTCGAAAGAAGAAAAAGCAATTAATAGATAGTATGAATCCGAAGTGGAATGACCTGGCCAAGGATTGGTATTCATAA